Genomic DNA from Lactuca sativa cultivar Salinas chromosome 8, Lsat_Salinas_v11, whole genome shotgun sequence:
CTCATGACTAAAGAAACAATGTGTGTCGTCTACCAATATTTGATACTCAATCCAAATGAATGTAAGTAATACATGAATACTAAAACAATTAttcgtaatttttttttatagaaagatAGATATTTAAGAGATTATTTGTTTGCATTGTAGGTATACCTTTAACCTTATGTCCATACTACCATAGATTGTACAATCATAACATATAACTCATCCAATAAAAGTTTGTACAATACATCAAACGTCAAGAAAGACTCACCCTTTAACAAATCTGTTTTCCTAAACACCAAAATGGTGCATGAGTTTCACGAACTCAGACAATTTCCACACGATTAAGCActtaaataaaaagtaaaaacaaccccaaaagttgaatcatgtttagaGTATTACCAATTCAACAACATGAGGTGTTATTGATTAAGCTGCTTCTTAGCACAAGATCTAGCAGATTTCTCCTTCTTAAACTGCTGATTTCCTATTGGGTTCCTTTCCAAAATCTGGTAATGAGGATCAATCATGATTTTTTGAAGTGCAATTGCATTTTCAATGAAATAAACAACAAGTTCAAGATTAAACAACAAGTTCAAGATCACTAGTACGCCCATAATACCCCATTATTTCCACCACCTCAAGCTGTTGATGTGGATGCTTATCTGCATGCcttatttttcttcttcttctagctgGTGACATCCATATTAACTGGAAAAAATATGACATAACACATGTGCATAATATACTGTTACTTTTATTAAAATTACTATTACTATTGGTAATTTTAGGATATGTTAGGCATACCAactgctaattaacatatgaaacCATTTGAAACATTAATaccacaatttgattaaatataaGATATCATAAATGAGAATAGAACAAGAACCTGCATCACAAATCTCCTCAAATTCGGACATGCCTTAACCAAAGAAGTAAACTGAAGAAGACTATCATCATCCCATGCTCCAACTTTCAAAATCAATTGCTTAATTTTTGGTAGTTCAGGGAAAGAAAGAGACTTTATATTTTCcttcaaaaagaagaagaaaaaaaaaactatattcatcaaaataaaaaacaaaaccaCGTTCAAAATAACTTTACTAACTAACCTCTGGACTGTAAATGTCCAATGTAAGAATCTGAAGGTGAGAAATGCAACATGATATCTGCCCAAACACATTATTTTCAAATCCTGAATACCCTTCACCGATTGAAATCTCTTGAAGCATTGGAAGATTATTAAGTTTCATAGTAATCCCGGGACCTAAATAGCTGAAAGACTCGATCTTTACATTTTTAATCTCAATAGATTTAACTCCAAAACAAAAGACTATTTCCAAGTGCTTCAATACAAGATATGGTCCACTAATTTTCACATTTACCAAATCGCCAGAGCCATGAATCGATAGTTGTTGAAGACCCGAACAATTGGTTAAAATTTTCCCAAATACTTCTTCACTCACATTAACACATTTCAAGAAAAGGGATTTAAGAAACTTTAACTCTGTTTCTTTACCATAAACCAATTTCGGAACATTCAAACATTTGATGGGAAAAACATAGTTTTTAGGAGGTTGCCGAAGGGTTTCACCATTCTCTAATAAATCCAATTCTAGCTTTTGAAATCTTTTGGATATTGCAAAATCAACCCATTTATCAATGGCACCTTTGGATCTTTTATCTAAATCGAAAGAAATTCTGAAGAGATTAATGGTGGGGGCCTTGTGTTGTCGGGTTACACGGTTTACCAAATTGATGTATTTGGGTCTTTCTgtaatgagtgattttggatccgTTGCTATTTTATCTAACTTCTCATTGGCATCAAAGTCCAAACCATCTGTTTGACACCATAAGTATCTCCATCTTGTTGACAGATTGCTAGTGCTTGTTGCTTCTTTAAGAGGCAGACTAGATAGAATAGATATAAGGATATCATCAGGCATTTGGCTGATGAAATCATTCGAATCTAaatcatgatgatgatgacgatgatccCCCTTGAAAAACACAAGGTAAATAAGATATCTATCAGTTTAATCTGAAAACTACATGAATTGCATAACCAAACATTCAATCATCGAATCACTTGAATAATCACAGCCCTTAACAAGTAACGACCACACATAAGAAAGTAATGATTGTGACGGATAATTAGGTCAACTTATAATAATCAAGAAACAAAATCGAAACTTAGAACTAGAAATCACCGTGTTTTGTGCGACACGAGCCCTTTTCCTCATTTGGCggataaattaaaagaaaaacagATCGATTACGATTATGAAGTAAGCATAGAGATGAATTGGATTGAGGTTTTGTACAATTGGGTGTTTAATTGTTTACTGATAGTATGAAGAAGAGTGAAGATGGTAACGTGGTCACGTAGTAAAGTCAGAACAAGCTGTTCAAAGGGGTCGACTAAAAGAAACAGAAAGATTACAACCCCAGATATCGTAAGAAGATATTCCTTTCGAAGCGGGTGATTTTATATCAGAGGTTGGATTTGATTTTTATGCAATCCTCGGAAAATCTTTGTGATGGTGTTCAACACTTCAACTGTTCATGACTTCACCTTACATAGCCTTATATTTTGTCATTGGGCCTATTAATCATTTAATTGCAAGTTGCAACGATCTATctttaaaaagtaaaaaaaaataaagcaaCCACCATTAAAAGGCAAATTTTTTTGTCCATCAACATGAAATTCTATTTGTAGATCATGTTAGGGGTGTTTGGAAAAACTCCAACCTGATTATTGATTCACcgccaaaaaagaaaaaaaaatagacaGTTGGATTAGCTTTTTAGGATAgaaaaatcaataagtcaattagaaaaaaagacaaaattgtaaaaatagtTTCTATGTGACAAAATTATGCGATTTTGATCCAAAAAAGTTTGGTAATATACCGGTGGTCCAATTTCGGATACTGTATGGTTTTGGTCTCTATGGTTGatatttttgtatggttttggtcAATGCCCCATATGAAACGACGAATATGCTTCTaatatagtttttgtgtattctcatttaattaatttattattcttttaattaaaaaacccaaaaatctctctccctctctctcataCTGTCACATCTAGATTTATGTTTACTTCTTTAAAAATCAAGAACGCACACTTATGAACACATGTATAAAAACACACACACCCTCTACATACAAATTTTTTCATTTGttcttaaacacacacacacatgctcTAGAACAAACACACACTTGTAAATCAAAAATCGTTTCTGCAACTCAAAAGAAAAACCCATAAATTTTATCTATAATCGAGTATGTATGTGCATGTTTTGTTTTGTAAATTGTTTTTTGTTTATTCATCCACATAAATTGATTTGTGCTTATTCATCCCCAAAAACGATTTGTGTGTGTATGCTTTCATTTTCTAAGACCCATATGTGTGAATCTGAAATTGATCCTTTGGGGGAAGATGACTGACCAGCTATAAGAATATGGAGGGAGTAAAAAGGCGGCAGAAGTGTGTGTGCCATCATCGCCGAAGGATGCTTTGTTGCGATTATTGGAGGCATTGACTCACAATTTCATCATTTCCATGGCTCTAACTATCGTTGGAGGTAGGAGGGAGGTTAGGGCCGGTGAGAGGTGTCAGAGCTAGATAGAGGCAAATGGTTAATCTCTGAACCTTTTGATCGACGATGAACAATACTCGCCCCAATCATGCATGCTTGTATTTGCTGCTCGATTTTGATTTCCAATTTTTTGGATTGGGAGGGGAAGGTGAAAGTTCATCATAACACCAACAAAGATTGATATTGTTCCCCACCAACTTCGTCTTTTTTCCATGGATTAAAAAAAGGGAGAAAGGAAACTGAAGTTGTGGGGTGGTGGGATTGGGTTGTAGGGAGGAAGAACAAGAACGAGTGTTTGTGTTCTTGATTGTGTGTATATAAGTGCTTGATTGTGTATCTAGAATGTctagttgagagagagagagagagagaggacgggcccttctttatttttaattcagTAAAAGCattaacaaaaattaaaaataaaaataaaaatacataaaggGTATATTAGTCTTTTTAAGTAGATAGGGACCAAAACCAATAAAAAGATTCAATTTTAGACCATTGGTGCACGAACAAAAGTTTTGGACCAAAACCATATATTTTTGCCAACCATAGAGAccaattttgcaattttgtcttaaaaATGTTTGACTTTAAATTGTTCTTTCCGGTTAAAAAGTCAAAAACAATTTTGGAAAGTTAAGCTAAAGATGCTTTTGGAAATCTCTTTTCAAAATGAATTGAAAAACTATTTTAGAAAATGCTTTTAAAATTgctatttttttttacttattggCTTTTCAACccaataagtaaataaataagttattttGTGTGACATTCCTAAAATTCAtagtcattttaaaatttttatttatgcttatttaaaaattagagtatctattcaaaaaaaaattgcggaatttgttcccaaaaaacatgataaagatattatcaaagcattccgAATAAATGTATgttgtttatattaaaaaattGGGATgacatcgttaatacagaaacataaacataaacagactTTACATTCATTTACAATAACGagttacatctcctttaatctctcagtgtaatgtatcttcgtatcgacacatgtgatacaaataaactgagtgggtcaagttgggaaacctggtgagcacctAAGGTTTTCaaaccataataatataattattatgattaatcatcaaacaattaacctaacttctcatccccattatcttctttattcttaaggatctaccctaagaatcatatatttttcattcattcattcataaggaTTGttctaaggaataggcacgaagttcaTCGCTGTCAGGGTttatccaataggcactaagtccatagctgccaatgttatctattaggcactaagtccatagttgtcaatgttatctattaggcactaagtccatagttgccaatgtttatctatagggcactaaatcTATAGTTGTCAACGTTCATTTATaatgcactaagtccatagctgccaaggttttttagagtacatctggtgaacacttagttcaaaaacacttacaggttgtgagcctgctagcgttctagtgaactgtctagaatagtccgtggtcgtcatctatactctggtagatgactggatcatcattaaagtcaaggcttctcatcatctttcacatctcatcatctatatcagcTTTCATCTCTCATTATTCATCTACctatctttacccaatatatttataggtataaaaatacatatacaatttaaatcacgtaaaacatgtataaatcatccTCTAGCATATATATCAGGAACAcgaataataagcacatatagcatgtattaatattaaatacttcatatctatgtgtaagatgaaagtgtctattcactcacttgttaaagtgatgactcgaaattcgggcagcgcttcgcttctaacaatcgtcttttcctttgacgaaacctattATCATTATTgctaagtttcagtttattatttattgAGACTAATTATTAGTAtatattcatcattaactcaaagtctacttcaagatctatcaaggaacaaccaagtaggatcatatcggaggtagggtccatttggtatacgaagttcggaaatcccactttaaacacctcactaaatcacagcctagacaccATCCCCATAAGTAGACCAATaaatataatgacttggaatcactgataaatcttgtttataggttcataataacgataatgaacttaaacataagttatacttaaaatagggtaagcataactcacttacaatgggggaggggggtttagcgaggaaccgAGCTCTACAcgggcagaacttctgagccaaagctcttcttctcggagccttctggcgctccaggactcgctactaacacctaggaggtgctagggtttgggggtgtttgggagagaaATGGATGAGATTGGTGTGGACAAATGAGGAAAAACGAGCTTTATTCGTATATAAATGTTGTCTAGTGCTTAACAACTTACTAAAATGTGTATGTAGTGGTATAATGTTGTTTATATACCTTAACACAAATTTCACAACTTACAATTTATATACATTTTCATGACTCTCAAGAATACATCCATCAAAATTCTTTTGTCTTCCTATCCAAAATGGTTTTTGGTTCTTCCATTACCTTGTTTGTAGCTTGAACTTTCAAGTCAAAGGAATGTCCTAATGACCTAATCTCTATTTCTCAAATATCTCTTCAAATATCATACATAAAAAGTATCATGTATTTCCTTTAATTATGATCGTAGCTCAACTTAAATGTTTATGGCATGCAAATATAGAACTTTTTTGTAAATTTCTTGTTACTAGATAGTTTCAACTTTCAAGGTTCATTTTATGATTATACAATCCTTTTGTCTACAATATGGATCCTTGAGTTGATGTGTGAAGTTTCATAAAGATGGTCCAAGTTCTAAAACATGGACTGCCAAAAACATTATTAATACTCAACAATCTGTCACATAGGATGGACCTTAGGACATGGTCGGCATGGTCTAAAGGATATGCCTTACCGATTTATTATATTCTTTTTTAGTGTACTCATGAGTTGAATTAAACTTCAAAATGTACCAAACAAGATCTGTTGATTTGAATTTCGAAGACATACACTTAAAGTATTGGTGAGTGACCATGATAGAAGGTATAAATCAAATATAATGTCTAATAGTGAGAATATATGAAAACCTGACACACCCGATCTGATCCGAACCGAACTTGAATAAGCTCAGACGGGTCGAGTTTAATAGGGTCTAAAATTCATAGTCTAGTTATTCGGGTTAACCCGATAAACCCGAACATAATTAGGGTCGGATTTTGGGTTTGTTGTATATCATTTTTTCGGGTTCGAGTTAACCtgaataataatacttaatctcATCAAGTACTTGAAATGCCATGATGGATCATTAATGAATACGATCCTATTAACTAAATTATCTATTGATCTATCTGATGAATCTATATTATACTTATTTATCTTATAACTTTCTTACTGTTGGCTTTTTTTCCCTTCATTGTTGGCTTTTGATGCATCATGCTTTATACTATTTTCAAGTCGAACATGCACtttggtgttgtttgtttttcgtAAACATATATTCTTGACCTCTTTTGCATGCACGGCGTagaccacgcgcagacattaGCCTTGCCAGACTGTTTATTTTTTTGAAGACTACAAATCTAAAAATGTATGTGCGTCCTCTTCTTGGTGCAAatgtggaccagagtcttctaacatcttcgaACATCTTCTAAcctaaaaaaacacatatatgtttatttttttaatttatatttattcaaactttattaatgataaacaatttgaaaaaaaaaatacaatacttTAAAAAAATGTTCGACggtacaaacatgatatttttgacaaatttattaCAATAAAGGttgttgaagttgtttatataaaaatgaaaaaaaaatcataatatattcttatatttttgtgtcaaattttataaaacattatttaatacaatatCATTAATTTCTTAAGAAAatatttatgatatgtttttaattgatttaattgaaaaaatcgaagtttattttcgtccatttatgtatcaaatttttTGATTCCTAATTACAATGTTTATTTATAACTTTGTGACTAaatttgttggtttttatcaaatatatatgttaattcctaccatttttattttcactttttatacaataataaataaaagttgatttagatttgttaattatttataagaaagtcataaaaatattacaaaatcactttgaagtataaaaaaaaatcattttatttagattttagtttattttaatagTTTGCAGATGTTAActaaacaaacatttttttttcagattACAGACATTTGGtctacctcttctactgcagaggtttACAAATATGGTCTGCAGATTACAGACATTCTGTCTCAAAAAAGACAAACAACACCTTAATTTCTTCCTAGAATTACTTGCATGGAATTTCTATTATTCCATTCACCTAAAATGTTCCTTACCATAATGataaacaaactacttcaaaagtATGGCATAATGATAAACAAATGCTTCAAAAGTAAACCTTACGTGAATTAGAAATTCTACAAGTTATTTAAAAAGTATgtgatgtgtttttttttttttttttttttttttttttttttttttttagattatgAAAATTGGAAAATTAGATTACATAATGGATTACCAATATTAACCCGGCTAACCCAATTGACTCGACCCTATTAATCTAAAACTCAATTGACCCGACCAACTAACCCGTAGCTTAATAGGATCGGGTTTTTGGTGAtcttttcaaataaaaaaatctGACTAACCCAACCTGATTGACCTGAAATCCGATTGGGTTGACCCGATTAACATCCCTAACTATTATCCCAAAagtatataacattttataaaagaaagagtAGCACAACAAACTAaacaaaaaaattgaagaaataAACATTTCATGATCCCTTACAATTAAAGATCAAATACGATATCTGTCCAAGGGGTCTTTAAGAGGAACTCTTTCATGATAAACTCTCCAAGCATAATCTTCAAATGAAAATGAATTAAACGTATTAACTTCATTACTTTCACAATCTTCATCTTCATTCTGGTTCTTGTTGTCGTGGTTGCTAATCACCACCCTTGGATAAAGAGGAGAGACAGTGCTCTCTAGTGGCAATGTCACTAAAAGAGACATTGATGTTAATGGCGACGAATTATTTCCTTCTTCCATGCTTAATGCCGGTTTCCCTCTCACTTTCTTCAGTTTTCCATTACTCCATACctatcaaatttttttttttgaacaagaaGACATAATATCAAATATTCCAttactcacttgattagacgataaacaaaatatttacaacactttccaaagaaatttaaaaaaaaaaaaaaagaccaaaAATAATATCGCCGTATATTTACTAGAATTATTGTAAAGTTATAACATGAGTTTTATGTAACAAACTTACTTTAACCATATTATAAAATCTTATCTTTTCAATAAAATCATTCCTTTATTATTTTATGTATTATTTACTAAAAATCATAGACAATAGCATGCGTGAAACATTAAGCCAACAaatattatatacatatacaacttTGTTACTTATAACGACTTATATTATTAATACTAATAAACGAATGACTTTGCAAGAAATCTAGATTTTTTTAGAGCGGGATAAACCGTATCACATAAGACAATAATGGGAATATACATTCAGCCACATGACCAATAGATCATAAAATGACAAAATTGAAAGCGAAATCAATTCGATGGCACACCTAAAAATACTAAATTTAATACATTTCGTGTCAAACAACAAATTATAAGTCTCTAGACCCCATTAAGGATATCTACATCCGCACACAATGTAtgtataaattaataataataataataacttaacTATTTCTATTTCTTGGGTCCATTTGGCGGCCATTACGGTAGATACAACCCAAAAAGTCgggttttttatatttttttatttcataataAAGTCAAAATATGGTAtaataagattatatttataaaactataaaacaaaaaatttaaaaGTATTTTTCACCTGAGCGATGTCTCCAAGGGTAACCAATATCGAATCCATTGAGGACGAAACGGTTACCCAACCCGGATCCGCCAACAAAGAACAACTTTGGCTCCGAAATTGATAATGCAACCCGATCACATACGGGTAAAATTCACCCGACCCAACCAGTTTATCATCGGGTGAACCCGATCTGTTGGATACCCACATCATCGAGCACAGACTATCCGGGTCATCTCCGGCCGGATTCTGTAACCCCATCGCGCACAATAATGCTTCCACAACAGCAAACCCAATTTTCTCCA
This window encodes:
- the LOC111919774 gene encoding LOW QUALITY PROTEIN: F-box/FBD/LRR-repeat protein At5g22700 (The sequence of the model RefSeq protein was modified relative to this genomic sequence to represent the inferred CDS: inserted 1 base in 1 codon; deleted 1 base in 1 codon; substituted 1 base at 1 genomic stop codon), which codes for MRKRARVGDHRHHHHDLDSNDFISQMPDDILISILSSLPLKEATSTSNLSTRWRYLWCQTDGLDFDANEKLDKIATDPKSLITERPKYINLVNRVTRQHKAPTINLFRISFDLDKRSKGAIDKWVDFAISKRFQKLELDLLENGETLRQPPKNYVFPIKCLNVPKLVYGKETELKFLKSLFLKCVNVSEEVFGKILTNCSGLQQLSIHGSGDLVNVKISGPYLVLKHLEIVFCFGVKSIEIKNVKIESFSYLGPGITMKLNNLPMLQEISIGEGYSGFENNVFGQISCCISHLQILTLDIYSPEENIKSLSFPELPKIKQLILKVGAWDDDSLLQFTSLVKACPNLRRFVMQLIWMSPARRRRKIRHADKHPHQQLEVVEIMGYYGRTSDLELVVXLELVVYFIENAIALQKIMIDPHYQILERNPIGNQQFKKEKSARSCAKKQLNQXTPHVVELVIL
- the LOC111919699 gene encoding gibberellin 2-beta-dioxygenase 1 is translated as MASSTQNHQQHFPTSSGTTSAPPPTPSTTKHNFTSTSDSAATDLLSRLLHRLPPTLSNTPLLLRRRSSLASTTTTSPPVVPFSELNSSFSTTLPSVSELGFFQLTSHSIPSELARSAESDSLSLFNLPRHLKHQHFPRSWPLGFDDDDDDEEDTGTGDSLFLDSSCSTDSSELSLSSLREFTREMEKIGFAVVEALLCAMGLQNPAGDDPDSLCSMMWVSNRSGSPDDKLVGSGEFYPYVIGLHYQFRSQSCSLLADPGWVTVSSSMDSILVTLGDIAQVWSNGKLKKVRGKPALSMEEGNNSSPLTSMSLLVTLPLESTVSPLYPRVVISNHDNKNQNEDEDCESNEVNTFNSFSFEDYAWRVYHERVPLKDPLDRYRI